The following coding sequences lie in one Spirosoma sp. KUDC1026 genomic window:
- a CDS encoding SusC/RagA family TonB-linked outer membrane protein — protein MRHSVKLFVLLVFLWSSYATAQTSRLSGKVTDSNNQGLPGVNVQVNGTTIGTSTDATGNFSLNAAPNATLVFSNIGYASQTIPVDGRTTINVQLQEDQKTLNEVVVVGYGTQRKTDVTGALTAITTKEFAQQPVTRLDQVLQGRAAGVQVTQANGAPGGDSRIRIRGANSVLGNNNPLYVVDGFVGADFNFVNPADIETLQILKDAASTSIYGSRGANGVVIITTKKGTRGIRVNYEGQGGLATVIKRYDVLPAGEFAEIVNARATATGSNLPFTADQIAQFKQNGGTDWQNLVYRTGNNQQHQITVSGGNEKTTFLVSGNYVNQNGIVNNSGFRRYILRTNLNTQINKDLSFRLNLWGTQSRNHNTNGGGALVQALAWAPTTPAYGTDGQPTFIDPIGSVYRNPLDYLYDQSIDAERASLNINGGLNYKLPIKGLTLDLQYAINYLNAQNLNFTGQRLSNNNPSASRYSSQQLTLQNTNTLNYNVTAGDHSINAVAVLETQQFTDRNFTASATGLRFPQLGYDNIGGNAAASVASAYQKWTLLSLLGRINYGFKDRYLVTAAVRQDGSSKFSPQNRNSVFPSLALGWRLSEEEFIKKLNVFSNLKLRGSWGVTGSQAINPYATLSTYGTTFAAFNNSAATAGVILGNPGNTNLKWETTRQVDVGLEMEFWNGRLRFEADYFKKNTTDLLLNVAIPSYAGGGTQTRNVGEIENRGFEFSLGGTPVDKGGFRWETSLNLSTLKNQVISLGGLPRLGTGTGVGGGMSTTNEFMLMPGEPLGSYWGLQYLGTFKPGEADLASRFGRVPGDPHYQDLNNDNSITTDDFQIIGRAFPKATGGWNNTFTYKGLTLNVFFNAVFGVDKLNYTRAAALSGSGDARQFILTEVRDYYRPGNETSDVPAFSRTYQPFTQSSRFLEDGSFVRLKNVTLSYNVPTGFLRDKATIRVFASATNLLTFTKYKGPDPESSNVGSGTDTAIGIDYGSYPNSKAYTIGLNLGF, from the coding sequence ATGAGACATAGTGTAAAACTTTTCGTTTTGCTGGTCTTCCTCTGGAGCAGTTACGCCACTGCCCAGACCAGCCGACTATCCGGTAAAGTGACCGATTCTAACAACCAGGGGCTACCCGGAGTGAACGTGCAGGTTAACGGCACGACCATTGGCACCTCCACCGACGCAACGGGAAATTTCTCGCTCAATGCCGCGCCCAATGCTACGCTGGTTTTTTCCAACATCGGTTATGCCAGCCAGACGATTCCGGTCGATGGCCGCACGACAATCAACGTTCAGTTGCAGGAAGACCAGAAAACGCTGAACGAAGTCGTGGTGGTGGGTTACGGTACCCAGCGCAAAACCGATGTAACGGGCGCCCTGACGGCCATCACGACCAAAGAGTTTGCCCAGCAGCCCGTCACCCGACTCGATCAGGTGCTACAGGGTCGCGCGGCCGGGGTGCAGGTCACACAGGCCAACGGCGCTCCCGGCGGTGACTCCCGCATTCGAATTCGGGGGGCCAATTCGGTGCTGGGTAATAACAACCCACTCTACGTCGTCGACGGTTTCGTGGGCGCCGATTTCAACTTCGTGAACCCCGCCGATATTGAAACGCTGCAAATCCTGAAAGATGCCGCGTCAACCTCTATTTACGGTAGTCGCGGAGCTAACGGGGTAGTCATTATCACAACCAAAAAAGGCACCCGGGGTATCCGGGTCAATTACGAAGGCCAGGGTGGTTTAGCGACCGTCATTAAACGGTATGATGTCCTGCCCGCTGGTGAGTTTGCTGAAATCGTCAATGCCCGGGCCACGGCAACGGGTTCGAACCTGCCCTTTACCGCCGATCAGATTGCTCAGTTCAAACAGAACGGCGGCACCGACTGGCAGAACCTGGTGTATCGCACGGGCAATAACCAGCAGCATCAAATCACGGTGTCGGGTGGCAATGAGAAAACGACTTTCCTCGTGTCCGGCAACTACGTCAACCAGAACGGGATCGTCAACAACAGCGGCTTCCGACGGTACATCCTGCGGACGAACCTGAATACGCAGATCAATAAGGATCTGTCCTTCCGGCTGAATCTGTGGGGTACGCAGTCAAGAAACCATAATACCAACGGCGGGGGTGCTTTAGTTCAGGCGCTGGCCTGGGCACCGACTACACCCGCCTACGGTACGGACGGGCAACCGACATTTATCGATCCCATCGGCTCCGTTTATCGCAACCCGCTCGATTATCTGTACGATCAGTCAATTGATGCCGAGCGGGCTTCGCTGAACATCAACGGTGGATTGAATTATAAGCTACCCATCAAAGGACTGACGCTGGATTTGCAGTATGCCATCAACTACCTGAACGCGCAGAACCTGAACTTCACCGGCCAGCGCCTGTCGAACAACAATCCCTCGGCCAGCCGGTATTCGTCACAACAACTTACCCTGCAAAACACGAATACGCTGAACTATAACGTAACGGCTGGCGATCACTCAATCAACGCCGTTGCCGTGCTGGAAACGCAGCAGTTTACCGACCGGAATTTCACCGCCAGCGCGACGGGGCTTCGGTTCCCGCAACTCGGTTATGACAACATCGGGGGCAATGCGGCAGCCTCAGTGGCTTCGGCCTACCAGAAGTGGACGTTACTCTCGCTGCTGGGCCGGATCAATTACGGATTCAAAGACCGATACCTGGTCACCGCAGCCGTTCGGCAGGATGGCTCGTCCAAGTTCAGTCCACAGAACCGGAACAGCGTGTTCCCTTCACTGGCGCTGGGCTGGCGGTTATCGGAAGAGGAATTCATCAAAAAACTCAACGTCTTCAGCAACCTGAAACTGCGGGGCAGCTGGGGCGTAACAGGTAGCCAAGCCATCAATCCGTACGCTACGCTGTCGACCTACGGCACCACCTTCGCAGCTTTCAACAACTCGGCAGCTACGGCGGGGGTTATCTTGGGCAATCCTGGCAACACGAACCTGAAATGGGAAACCACGCGCCAGGTTGACGTGGGTCTGGAGATGGAGTTCTGGAACGGGCGGCTGCGGTTCGAAGCGGATTACTTCAAAAAGAACACGACCGATCTGCTGCTGAACGTAGCGATCCCGAGTTACGCGGGAGGTGGTACGCAAACCCGTAACGTAGGTGAGATCGAAAACCGGGGTTTTGAGTTTTCGCTGGGCGGCACACCCGTTGACAAAGGTGGCTTCCGCTGGGAAACCAGCCTGAACCTGTCGACGCTGAAAAATCAGGTTATCAGCCTAGGTGGCTTGCCCCGGCTGGGTACGGGTACGGGAGTTGGCGGGGGCATGTCCACTACCAACGAGTTCATGTTGATGCCGGGCGAGCCGCTGGGATCTTACTGGGGCCTTCAATACCTGGGTACATTCAAACCCGGCGAAGCTGACCTGGCCTCGCGCTTCGGACGCGTTCCGGGGGACCCCCACTACCAGGACCTGAACAACGATAACTCCATCACGACCGACGATTTTCAAATTATCGGTCGGGCCTTTCCCAAAGCAACGGGGGGCTGGAACAACACCTTTACCTACAAAGGGCTAACGCTGAACGTATTCTTTAACGCCGTCTTTGGCGTCGATAAGCTCAACTACACCCGGGCGGCAGCCCTATCGGGGTCGGGGGATGCCCGGCAGTTTATCCTGACTGAAGTCCGGGATTACTACCGCCCCGGCAACGAAACATCGGACGTACCGGCCTTCAGCCGGACGTATCAGCCCTTTACCCAGTCGAGCCGGTTCCTGGAAGACGGCAGCTTCGTCCGGCTGAAAAACGTGACGCTGTCGTACAACGTACCAACGGGTTTCCTCCGCGACAAAGCTACCATTCGGGTCTTTGCCAGCGCCACCAACCTGCTGACGTTCACAAAGTACAAAGGCCCTGATCCGGAATCGAGCAATGTCGGCTCCGGCACGGACACGGCCATCGGCATTGACTACGGCTCCTACCCCAACTCGAAAGCTTACACCATCGGCCTTAACCTCGGTTTTTAA
- a CDS encoding 2-dehydro-3-deoxygalactonokinase, which produces MKTYLLGCDWGTSSFRLRLINTTDMQLLGEITSQTEGVAATFSIWKSQIENVGTTKSDFFRKQLQAQIDLLARQLSLKLDRIPVVISGMASSTIGMDEVPYATLPFPVDGSQACTKRLGMTAGFPHDILLISGVRTTHDVMRGEETQLVGLIALLNALHRPVADTILIFPGTHSKHIFIKNQTIVDFQTFMTGEVFELMSQHSILADSIESAELTALSPDDLAAFILGVHDADASILNGLFKVRTNQLFNRLGKRQNGLYLSGLLIGNELKTLLHQEHWQLMLCSGNNLYTLYKAALDGLGLSARTITIPADTVDKAAFAGQVTIFRNQLVTLTEK; this is translated from the coding sequence ATGAAAACCTATTTGCTGGGTTGCGACTGGGGGACCTCCTCGTTTCGGCTGCGTCTGATTAATACCACAGACATGCAGTTGCTTGGCGAAATTACCTCCCAAACGGAGGGCGTTGCGGCTACGTTCTCAATCTGGAAAAGCCAGATTGAGAACGTAGGCACGACCAAAAGCGATTTTTTCCGGAAACAGCTGCAAGCTCAGATCGATCTGTTAGCCCGTCAGTTGTCCCTGAAACTGGACAGGATACCGGTTGTCATTTCCGGGATGGCGTCGTCGACGATTGGGATGGATGAAGTACCGTATGCCACCCTGCCGTTTCCGGTGGATGGCAGTCAGGCTTGTACAAAACGGCTCGGAATGACAGCGGGTTTCCCGCACGATATTCTCCTGATTTCCGGAGTCCGGACCACCCACGACGTCATGCGGGGGGAGGAAACGCAGCTTGTTGGCCTGATTGCGCTGCTAAACGCGCTACATCGTCCCGTTGCCGATACCATTCTGATCTTTCCGGGGACCCATTCGAAACATATTTTCATTAAAAACCAGACCATCGTTGACTTTCAGACATTTATGACAGGCGAAGTTTTCGAGCTCATGTCACAACACAGCATTCTGGCCGATTCTATCGAGTCGGCCGAGCTGACAGCGCTCTCGCCCGATGATCTGGCGGCCTTCATACTCGGCGTCCACGACGCCGACGCATCCATTCTGAATGGGCTGTTCAAGGTCCGAACGAATCAGTTATTCAACCGGCTTGGTAAACGTCAGAATGGCCTTTACCTAAGTGGTCTGCTGATTGGCAACGAACTGAAAACATTGCTCCATCAGGAACATTGGCAGTTGATGCTGTGCAGCGGCAATAACCTGTATACTCTGTATAAAGCGGCTCTCGATGGGCTGGGGCTGTCAGCACGTACCATTACCATTCCAGCCGATACCGTCGATAAAGCGGCCTTCGCCGGGCAGGTCACTATTTTCCGAAATCAACTAGTAACCCTAACAGAGAAGTGA
- a CDS encoding RagB/SusD family nutrient uptake outer membrane protein produces the protein MKTFIILVAAVLSLAGCKSYLEEDTTGLLYGPNVLSTQAGLESALTGAYRGLGAQWTYGFLHPSANAATLGSDDVTTHPASNKADWREFDQFNVSTTNQRSGAVYNGCYKAIQGANNVINNYTETVGTKATIDIIAGEAYFIRGFSYYWLTRFYGNIPLVTAGEYSDSLLTIKKSTPAQVYSLIVEDLKKAETMLPTTRRDPGRPNAGSAKAFLADVYLTMAGWPLKQTDKYDLAAAKAKEVIDNRATYGFQLLPTFAAVFDNDPSVAIIPESVFQISGFIGGSGTANATYGNTTMPGEEGGWDDMFAELNFFRDFPAGPRKEATFRTEFGLGATTIPWQQSLTRHPYYKKWYIKGNIVTSSISLPSVMMRYPHVLTIYAEAKARGTGGPDQAAYDALNQVRLRGRATGTKALSTADGLTATQFADEVVQERAWEFACERTRWFDLVRLERVEAANAKKSPDDLQPIKALTKANYWFPLPYSDTSINPNLNQ, from the coding sequence ATGAAAACGTTCATCATACTAGTTGCCGCTGTCCTGTCGCTGGCTGGCTGCAAAAGCTATCTGGAAGAAGATACCACCGGGCTGCTCTACGGTCCGAACGTACTAAGCACCCAGGCCGGCCTGGAATCGGCGCTGACGGGTGCGTACCGTGGTCTGGGCGCTCAATGGACCTACGGATTTCTGCACCCCTCGGCCAACGCGGCTACCCTTGGCAGCGACGACGTAACGACTCACCCCGCCAGCAATAAAGCCGATTGGCGAGAGTTCGACCAGTTCAACGTATCGACCACCAACCAGCGCTCGGGGGCCGTGTACAATGGTTGTTATAAAGCCATACAGGGGGCCAATAATGTCATCAATAATTACACGGAGACGGTCGGTACAAAGGCTACGATTGACATCATTGCGGGCGAAGCTTATTTCATCCGAGGGTTTTCGTACTACTGGCTCACTCGCTTTTACGGCAACATTCCGCTGGTAACGGCCGGCGAATACTCGGACAGTCTGCTGACGATCAAGAAGTCGACGCCCGCGCAGGTCTATAGTCTTATTGTCGAGGACTTGAAGAAGGCTGAAACCATGCTTCCGACCACCCGGCGTGATCCGGGTCGGCCCAACGCGGGTTCGGCTAAAGCCTTCCTGGCGGATGTTTACCTGACCATGGCCGGCTGGCCGCTGAAACAGACCGACAAATACGATCTGGCGGCCGCTAAAGCGAAAGAAGTGATCGACAACCGGGCCACGTACGGTTTTCAACTCCTGCCAACGTTTGCGGCCGTTTTCGACAATGATCCGTCCGTAGCCATCATTCCCGAATCAGTCTTTCAAATCAGCGGTTTCATTGGCGGGAGTGGCACGGCCAATGCGACCTACGGCAACACCACGATGCCGGGTGAAGAAGGTGGCTGGGACGATATGTTCGCCGAACTGAATTTCTTCCGCGATTTCCCTGCCGGTCCCCGCAAAGAGGCTACGTTCCGGACCGAGTTTGGGCTGGGGGCAACGACCATCCCCTGGCAGCAGAGCCTGACCCGCCACCCCTACTACAAAAAGTGGTACATCAAAGGCAACATCGTTACGTCCAGTATTTCGCTGCCGTCGGTGATGATGCGCTACCCACACGTGCTAACCATCTACGCCGAAGCCAAAGCACGGGGCACGGGTGGCCCTGACCAAGCGGCTTACGACGCGCTGAATCAGGTTCGACTACGGGGCCGGGCTACGGGTACCAAAGCGCTGTCGACGGCCGACGGGCTGACGGCGACTCAGTTTGCCGACGAAGTAGTCCAGGAACGCGCCTGGGAGTTTGCCTGCGAACGCACCCGCTGGTTCGACCTGGTCCGGCTGGAACGCGTCGAAGCGGCCAACGCCAAAAAAAGTCCGGACGATCTGCAACCCATCAAGGCCCTTACCAAAGCCAACTATTGGTTTCCGCTCCCTTATTCGGACACCTCCATCAATCCGAATCTGAATCAGTAA
- the dgoD gene encoding galactonate dehydratase has translation MNLLTKQPGFLSRRGAIQAVLGAAGTSLVLPESSYAAHPGRFVDYSNVKITKLETFLIKPRWIFLKIHTDVGVVGLGEPLLKGRALTIQTAIKEIEPYLIGKDPRHVVHHWQAIYRHAFYRGGPILTSALSGIDHALWDIKGKLLNVPVYELLGGPTRDRVRVYGRASTAAEIKQRKQEGYTVIKTGVAKKNPANIVENLQFIQYAIDSFASLREAGGNDMDIAIDFHGSIPPQTSKLLIKELEPYKPMFVEEPVQAQNADILADIARGTHLPIAAGERIFTKWGFRELLEKRAVSIVQPDLCHAGGITEGRLIAGMAEAYYVPIAPHNPMGPISLAVGLHLAASVPNFLVQEQVSLGEGYLKNPFKLQPDGTVLIPKGPGLGIELDEAKLKDKIGHDWRNPETYNALDGSVVDW, from the coding sequence CTTGTCCCGGCGCGGAGCGATCCAGGCTGTTCTGGGGGCTGCGGGCACGAGTCTGGTGCTTCCCGAGTCGTCCTATGCCGCGCATCCCGGTCGCTTTGTCGACTACAGCAATGTCAAAATCACGAAGCTGGAGACCTTTCTGATCAAACCACGCTGGATTTTCCTGAAAATCCATACCGATGTGGGGGTCGTTGGCCTGGGCGAACCGCTGCTGAAGGGCCGCGCCCTGACCATCCAGACCGCTATCAAGGAGATCGAGCCGTACCTGATTGGCAAAGATCCCCGGCACGTAGTTCACCATTGGCAGGCTATTTACCGGCATGCGTTCTACCGGGGCGGCCCTATTCTGACGAGTGCGCTGAGCGGCATCGACCACGCCCTCTGGGACATCAAAGGCAAGCTGCTGAACGTGCCGGTTTACGAACTGCTGGGCGGTCCCACCCGCGACCGGGTACGCGTGTACGGTCGGGCGTCAACGGCTGCGGAGATCAAGCAGCGGAAGCAGGAAGGGTACACTGTCATTAAAACCGGCGTGGCTAAAAAGAACCCGGCCAACATTGTCGAGAACCTACAATTCATTCAGTATGCCATCGACAGTTTTGCGTCCTTGCGCGAAGCCGGTGGAAACGACATGGATATTGCCATCGACTTTCACGGCAGCATACCGCCCCAGACGTCGAAGCTGCTCATCAAAGAACTGGAGCCCTACAAGCCCATGTTTGTGGAGGAACCGGTGCAGGCGCAGAACGCCGATATTCTGGCCGACATCGCTCGGGGGACGCACCTGCCCATTGCCGCTGGCGAACGAATTTTTACGAAGTGGGGCTTCCGCGAACTGCTGGAAAAACGGGCCGTCAGCATTGTTCAGCCAGACCTCTGCCACGCCGGTGGCATTACGGAAGGGCGACTGATTGCGGGTATGGCCGAAGCTTACTACGTACCAATTGCCCCCCACAACCCGATGGGACCGATCTCGCTGGCCGTTGGGCTTCACCTGGCCGCCAGTGTACCCAATTTTCTGGTACAGGAGCAAGTCTCACTCGGCGAGGGCTATCTGAAAAACCCGTTCAAACTTCAGCCGGACGGCACCGTCCTGATTCCTAAAGGGCCGGGTCTGGGCATTGAGCTCGACGAAGCGAAACTCAAAGACAAGATTGGCCACGACTGGCGAAACCCGGAAACTTACAACGCCCTCGACGGCTCCGTCGTCGACTGGTAG
- a CDS encoding PQQ-binding-like beta-propeller repeat protein gives MNFVLKICLGVLLLGSCLSANRTIDSRPLRQPGDDWPTYGGNGAGNRYSPLNQINTSNVKNLKLAWSYETGDNSNPNQRGMDIQCQPIVIRGILYGTSPRLKLFAVDAATGKQRWQFDPFADPGKRPRFHPVRGVMYWEDGADKRVLYSVGASLYAINAETGKPIDGFGKNGEVDLHEGLGDLETLGHDVANLSIRVTTPGVIYNDLLITGSSVSEGGDAPPGYIRAFNVRTGKLAWVFRTIPLPGEYGYDTWSTDAYKKIGGANCWAGLVVDEKRGVVYAGTGSPSVDFYGGARAGQNLFANCVIALDAKTGKRIWHFQTVHHDLWDRDLPCPPNLITVRHNGKQVEAVAQATKDGYVFVFNRDTGKPLFPVQEVPVPTSPALPGEQPWPTQPVPTKPAPFAWQELTEANITSRTPEAREYVLTRFRNSRHGSKYMPPSEEGTLYFGFGGGAEWGGTAADPNGIFYVNSNNMLWWLKMRDSRMRGQGVAMTRGTALFNMNCSVCHGIGGKGSAENVAAQAYPDLTNVGKRLSKEHIHSILATGRGRMPSFQHISQEDRDALVNYLLNLEAKPTAVASASNDIHNSAVTTPVAEGAAFPYMPPYLNNGNTQFRDQENYPAIKPPWGTLNAINLNTGDYLWQVPLGEYPELMKKGVPPTGTENHGGPIVTAGGLLFIAATYDEKIRAFDQKTGKVVWEYKLPAGGFATPITYMVNGKQYVAIAAGGSRYGLKPGGSYVAFALP, from the coding sequence ATGAATTTTGTCCTAAAAATCTGTTTGGGCGTACTGCTGCTGGGAAGCTGCTTATCCGCCAACCGGACCATCGATTCCAGGCCGCTTCGGCAACCTGGCGACGACTGGCCCACCTATGGCGGTAACGGGGCTGGCAATCGGTATTCGCCCCTGAATCAGATTAATACCAGTAACGTCAAAAACCTGAAACTGGCCTGGAGCTACGAGACGGGCGACAACAGCAATCCGAACCAGCGGGGAATGGATATCCAGTGCCAGCCGATCGTGATTCGGGGTATCCTCTACGGCACGTCTCCCCGGCTGAAACTCTTTGCGGTCGATGCCGCTACGGGGAAACAGCGCTGGCAATTTGACCCATTCGCCGATCCGGGCAAGCGCCCGCGCTTTCATCCCGTTCGCGGGGTGATGTACTGGGAGGATGGTGCCGACAAGCGCGTGCTGTATTCGGTTGGCGCTTCACTCTACGCCATCAATGCCGAGACCGGCAAACCCATCGACGGCTTCGGCAAAAACGGCGAAGTCGATCTGCACGAGGGCCTAGGCGACCTCGAAACCCTCGGGCACGACGTAGCAAACCTCTCCATCCGGGTTACGACACCGGGGGTTATCTATAACGACCTGCTCATTACGGGATCCAGTGTCTCTGAAGGGGGCGATGCACCACCGGGATACATCCGGGCATTTAATGTCCGGACCGGCAAACTGGCTTGGGTGTTCCGCACGATTCCGTTGCCCGGCGAATATGGCTATGATACTTGGTCGACAGATGCGTACAAAAAAATAGGCGGGGCCAACTGCTGGGCCGGGCTTGTGGTAGACGAAAAGCGGGGTGTTGTCTACGCCGGAACGGGTTCGCCTTCGGTCGATTTTTACGGCGGTGCCCGCGCGGGTCAGAACCTATTTGCCAACTGCGTAATCGCGCTCGACGCCAAAACGGGCAAGCGTATTTGGCATTTCCAGACCGTCCACCACGACCTATGGGACCGTGACCTCCCCTGCCCGCCCAATCTTATTACGGTTCGGCACAATGGCAAACAGGTAGAGGCCGTGGCGCAGGCCACGAAAGACGGCTACGTCTTTGTCTTTAATCGGGATACAGGCAAACCCCTGTTTCCGGTGCAGGAAGTACCCGTACCAACCTCGCCCGCCTTGCCCGGTGAGCAGCCCTGGCCAACCCAGCCCGTACCGACCAAACCGGCGCCGTTTGCCTGGCAGGAACTAACCGAAGCGAACATTACCAGCCGTACACCCGAAGCGCGGGAATATGTATTGACGCGGTTCCGAAACAGCCGACACGGCAGCAAATACATGCCCCCCAGCGAAGAAGGAACCCTGTATTTCGGTTTCGGCGGGGGAGCCGAGTGGGGCGGCACGGCGGCAGATCCCAACGGTATCTTTTACGTGAATAGTAACAACATGCTCTGGTGGCTGAAGATGCGCGACAGTCGAATGCGGGGGCAGGGTGTCGCCATGACACGGGGCACGGCCCTATTCAATATGAACTGCTCGGTTTGCCACGGCATTGGCGGCAAGGGCAGTGCCGAAAACGTAGCCGCTCAGGCGTACCCCGATCTGACGAACGTGGGTAAACGACTGAGTAAGGAGCATATCCACAGCATTCTCGCTACGGGACGGGGGCGAATGCCGTCGTTTCAGCACATTTCCCAGGAAGACCGCGACGCCCTTGTCAACTATTTATTGAACTTGGAAGCCAAGCCCACGGCGGTAGCGTCGGCTAGCAACGACATCCATAATTCGGCCGTAACGACGCCGGTTGCCGAGGGAGCGGCTTTCCCCTACATGCCCCCTTATCTGAACAACGGCAACACACAGTTTCGGGATCAGGAGAACTACCCGGCCATCAAACCTCCCTGGGGAACGCTCAACGCTATCAACCTAAATACGGGTGACTACCTCTGGCAGGTGCCGCTAGGCGAATACCCCGAATTGATGAAGAAAGGCGTTCCGCCTACCGGCACCGAAAACCACGGCGGGCCCATCGTAACGGCGGGTGGACTCCTGTTCATTGCCGCTACCTACGACGAAAAAATCCGCGCGTTCGACCAGAAAACCGGGAAAGTCGTGTGGGAATACAAACTCCCGGCAGGTGGCTTTGCTACCCCTATTACTTACATGGTCAATGGCAAACAGTACGTCGCCATTGCCGCCGGAGGCTCCCGCTACGGCCTGAAGCCGGGCGGCTCCTATGTTGCGTTTGCGTTACCGTAA
- a CDS encoding MFS transporter, with translation MFTNKYRWFVVFLLFTATTINYLDRQIIGLLKPILEKEFTWTETDFAHIVMAFTAAYAVGLLLFGWIIDQIGTKAGYSITIIIWSLAGMFHAVARSVSGFSLARLALGIGEAGNYPAAVKTVAEWFPKKERGLATGLFNAGTSIGVVFAVLFVPWILNNYGWQAVFWITGALGFVWLIAWLRFYEVPTRQHRLSATEYQYITAGQDDATADASADQNSVKWFQLFALPQTWAMIVGKGMIDPIYWFFLFWLPSYFSSTFNLDLKKPSVELMLIYLATTAGSIGGGYLSSTLIKRGWPTLKARKSALLLFALIEISIILAQFVTDVWVAVGLLSVAVGVHQAWATNVFTLASDLFPRQAVSSVVGIAGTAGAVGGIFFPILVGSLLDKYKAAGNLTGGYNLLFTICGFTYLTAWFIIHLLTRTDRKVEPDMSYSTGLSELPKPLS, from the coding sequence ATGTTCACTAATAAATATCGCTGGTTTGTAGTCTTTCTGCTATTTACAGCGACTACGATCAATTACCTCGACCGGCAAATCATCGGTTTACTTAAGCCCATTTTAGAAAAAGAATTCACCTGGACAGAAACGGACTTCGCCCACATCGTGATGGCCTTTACGGCAGCATATGCCGTGGGACTGCTGTTGTTCGGCTGGATCATCGACCAGATTGGCACTAAAGCAGGCTACTCCATCACGATCATTATCTGGAGCCTGGCCGGGATGTTCCATGCCGTGGCCCGCAGTGTGTCGGGGTTTAGTTTGGCCCGGCTGGCGCTGGGTATTGGCGAAGCGGGTAACTATCCCGCAGCCGTAAAAACGGTGGCCGAGTGGTTCCCGAAAAAAGAGCGGGGACTGGCCACCGGTCTCTTCAATGCCGGTACGAGCATTGGTGTCGTGTTTGCAGTGCTGTTCGTCCCCTGGATTCTCAACAACTATGGCTGGCAGGCTGTTTTCTGGATTACAGGCGCGCTGGGTTTTGTCTGGCTTATCGCCTGGCTGCGGTTTTACGAGGTTCCCACCCGGCAGCATCGACTGTCGGCGACCGAATACCAGTATATTACCGCCGGGCAGGACGATGCCACGGCCGATGCGTCTGCCGATCAAAACTCGGTTAAGTGGTTTCAGTTGTTTGCCTTGCCGCAGACCTGGGCCATGATTGTTGGTAAGGGCATGATCGACCCTATTTACTGGTTTTTTCTGTTCTGGCTCCCCTCCTATTTCTCGTCGACCTTCAACTTAGACCTGAAAAAGCCCAGTGTAGAGCTGATGCTGATTTATCTAGCAACAACCGCGGGAAGCATTGGGGGTGGGTATCTGTCATCCACGCTGATCAAACGTGGCTGGCCGACCTTGAAAGCCCGAAAAAGTGCCTTGTTGCTTTTCGCCCTTATCGAAATATCAATTATTTTGGCCCAGTTCGTCACGGATGTCTGGGTGGCGGTAGGGTTGTTGAGTGTAGCGGTGGGAGTTCACCAGGCGTGGGCGACCAACGTATTCACGCTGGCGTCCGACCTCTTTCCCCGGCAGGCGGTCAGCTCGGTAGTCGGCATTGCTGGAACGGCCGGGGCCGTGGGCGGTATCTTCTTCCCTATTTTAGTGGGTAGCCTGCTGGACAAATATAAGGCCGCTGGCAACCTGACGGGAGGATACAATCTACTATTCACCATCTGCGGCTTTACGTACCTGACGGCCTGGTTCATCATTCATCTGCTCACCCGAACGGATAGAAAAGTCGAACCCGACATGAGTTACAGCACGGGGCTTTCTGAGTTACCCAAACCGTTGTCGTAA
- a CDS encoding bifunctional 4-hydroxy-2-oxoglutarate aldolase/2-dehydro-3-deoxy-phosphogluconate aldolase yields MNPKPFSWPLFKQAPIVGICRGISFEEVDELLPVYKDAGLTTIEITMNTPDATRIIQHSLAAHGNGLNIGAGTVCTLADLDNALAAGAQFIVTPIISKKVIKACVARNVPIFPGAFTPTEIYKAWQLGASMVKIYPATSLGSSYIKDLKAPLNHLKVLPTGGISQDNIASFFKAGADGVGIGSHLLDTTLIRQKNWAQLKAHFQHFGQKSRPPFA; encoded by the coding sequence ATGAACCCAAAACCATTTTCCTGGCCCTTGTTCAAGCAGGCCCCCATTGTAGGGATTTGCAGGGGAATATCGTTCGAAGAGGTCGACGAACTCCTCCCCGTCTACAAAGATGCGGGATTGACAACCATTGAAATCACGATGAATACGCCCGATGCCACCCGCATTATTCAGCACAGCCTCGCTGCCCACGGCAATGGGCTGAACATCGGCGCCGGAACGGTATGTACCTTAGCGGACCTCGACAACGCGCTGGCAGCCGGGGCGCAGTTCATCGTTACGCCCATTATCAGCAAGAAGGTAATTAAAGCCTGCGTAGCGCGGAACGTTCCTATCTTCCCCGGTGCGTTTACGCCTACCGAAATTTACAAAGCGTGGCAACTGGGGGCGTCGATGGTGAAGATTTATCCGGCTACCTCGCTCGGCTCCAGCTACATCAAAGACCTGAAAGCCCCACTGAATCACCTGAAGGTGCTGCCCACCGGCGGGATTAGCCAGGATAACATAGCGTCCTTTTTTAAGGCTGGAGCTGACGGGGTAGGCATCGGCAGTCATCTACTAGACACGACGCTGATCCGACAAAAAAACTGGGCACAGTTAAAAGCGCATTTTCAGCACTTTGGACAAAAGAGCCGGCCCCCGTTTGCCTAA